The genome window CAGTAGAAGTTCTCCGCGTCTGCGAACGCAGCGAGCGCATTCAAAACTCGGGCGAGGTCCGGGTCTGGTCTTTGGATCTGGCTCGCCAGCGGTTGCACCGGATTCTCAACTACTACCGGTCTGGCGCTACCCGTGGTCGGGTCGATCTGCACAGCACGCTAAGTGCAATGGTCTACCGCTATGTGGCCCTATCTCGCAAGCATGTTGGTTTCCAGGCTCGTCGGACTCTGATTGAGGACTTCCTGCAAAGCTTCTATGTCGAAGCCCTAAACGTATTCCGCCGCGAAAATCACCTTGAGGCTAGCTATTGCCCTCGTAGCTTGTTGGAGTTGTCAGAATTCCTGGCCTTTGTTGAGCAGTATGCAAAACGTCGCATCGGTTTGCGCGGTGGACGTTCGCAACAGCTGATCGTACTGCGGGCACAGTCCTTCGCCAAACGCCAACCGCCTGAACTCACCCTAGATATCGAACAGGCTGCGGGTGCTAGCCGCTATGACGAGGACGACCGTTACAACACTGGCTCGCAAATCCAGCAGGTGCGTGAGCAAATGGTGGCGGAAGCCGACGACCCTGCAGAAGCTGTCCTCCGGGAGCGAGTGATTGCTGAGTTGATCAGCTATCTGAGCGAGCGTGGCCAGGAGCAATGTGTTAACTACCTGACCCTGCGCCTTCAAGATCTCAGCGTGCCCGAAATTGATGGGATGTTGGGCCTAACGCCTCGGGAACGGGACTATCTGCAACAGCGTTTTCGCTACCACATCACTCGCTTTGCTCTGGTTCACCACTGGCAGTTAGTGCACCAATGGCTGGAAGCCGATCTAGACCAGCGCTTAGGCATGCCCACACCAGTCTGGGAAGAGTTCCTAAAACAGTTGAGTGAAGGTGAGCGCGAATTGCTGGTGTTCAAGCAAGCTCGCCTAGACGACAAAGCCATTGCCCGGAAGCTGCGTTGGACCGCTAAGCAACTTCAAATGCGCTGGTTTGGCCTGCTGGCCCGCGCTTGGGAGGTCCGCAATGATGGTCATGGGATTGCCTAAGCACACCGAGCTACCTCAGGGCTACTAGCCCCCTTCTAACTAGCTCTGAGGTGAGCTCCCGCCTGCTAGCGGGCAATCCTGATTTCCATTTCACGCAGCTGATTCAATTTAGGCAATTCAGGTAATTTAGATAATTCAGAGATTGAGACAAAATGCGCATTAGATACCCCCTTTATTCCGTAGCTCACGCTCGTTTTGAAATACAAACGATATAGGCCAAGTTTCGGCAAACCTGCAAAAGCACAGCGGTAGTTAATTAATCTGATACCGGAAGTAATAAGGTAAGGGCGAACTCGGCCGACTGATCTCAGAGCCTCTGTGTAGCAATCCTCCCTAGAAATTTCTAGCTTCTGTTAAGCAGAGGAGAAGCCTAAATAGCCCATCCGGATGCTTCTATAAACCCAGGAAGAGGTAACCAGAGCCCATCCTTGGGGCGGTAGTCCCGTTACAGCTGTGTCAATTGACTATCGAGGAATTAAGAAGCTCGCGAACCAGTTTGCGATCCTTCAACGCGCTCAATTTAGTGGCAGATTAGATGTCGCTTCTGAAACGGAAAAGCAGCCATGGAGTTTCTACTGCTATTTGGGACGGATTGTCTATGCGACAGGAGGTCCCCACGCGGTTAGACGTTGGCGCAGAAACCTAGCCTGCTATTGGTCTGAAGTAGAAATTACGGCCCTAGTGACTAAGGTCACTGAAGCAGAGGTTTGGGATTATCAAGCCCTTTGTTTGCTGGCTGATAGTGACGCCAGCAAGCTGCCGCAGATCAAAGCCATGATCAAAAGTATCGTGGTTGAGGCAGTTCTGGATATCGCCCAAATGCCTAACATTACCTGCCGAATTGGTAGCCAAAAACCTTTAGACACTCAACTGGCACTCATTGGCATTGGCGAAGTCTTTAAGGAGATGCAGCAAAATTGGCAGCGCTGGCAGGGCGCTGGCCTAGGTCAATACTCGCCCAACTTAGCGCCAATTCTTAGGCAGCCCGAGCGCCTGAGATCGCGAATTCCTACTGCTCATTACCAGCTGCTCAAGACCCTGCTGAATGGCAAGCAAACTCTGCGCGATGTAGCCAAGCAGATGAAGCGGGAGGTCGCCATCATTGCCAAATTTCTAGCTCCCTACCTGCAAGACGGCATTATCGAACTGGTTGAGATTTCGGACCTGCCCGCGCCGGTTCGTCCGACTATACCGTCGGTACCTGCAACGCTTGCTGTAGCACCCCTGATTGCCTGCCTTGATGATAGCCCGAGCATCTGTCAGGAAATGGAGCAGATTTTAATGGGAGCTGGTTATCGATTTATCGCCATTCAAGACCCCCTGCGAGCTCTGACCACCCTACTCACGCGTAAGCCAGATCTGATTTTTCTAGACTTGGTGATGCCGGAAACTAACGGCTATGAAATTTGCTCTAAACTGCGCAAGACTTCGCTCTTTCGCAACACGCCTATCGTCATCTTGACCGGCAACGACGGCATTATTGATCGAGTCCGAGCCAAAATTGTCGGCGCATCAGATTTTTTAGGAAAACCAGTCGAGTCTAAAACGGTGCTGGAAGCAACCCGAAAACATCTGGCTCAGGCTCAAACAATCTCAGCCTAAAGCTGAGATCAGGGTTCGATGCAATCTAGAAGTATAAGCTGAGGCGGCAGTAGCTACACGCCTGCTTTAGCGCGCAGCGCTAAAGCACTTGGCTTTAACACGCTTTATAACCCCTCCTGCGCATACGTAGCCGATCACGTATTGGGTGCGTAAAAAGTCAGGCTTTGTATACTCACCTTTCTTGCCCTGACAGCATTGTGCCAAGTTAGTAACATCCGGATTTATCATGTAAACTTTGTGTAAACTAGTTGCCAAACATCGGTTTCTACTTATAAAGATAATGTAAAGATAACTTCTTATGGTCGACGGTACTAGTTTCCATCAGTCATAAGGGATAGGTGGATGTACTGAAAGGGATGCACAAGGTACTATGAGCGTTTGCTCGAAGGCATCAAGGCGGAGGTTGTCCCCCGCCCTCTTGTTGCTACACCTCAAAGCTCTTCAGTCATGGTCGTAACTTCTCGGCTCTTATCAGGTGCAGCAAGCGGTCGGAGCTAAAGCAAGCAGGGCGCATCTGTTACGCATTATTGAGATTTGGTTAGGGTGAAATTTGGTCAGAGGATTGCATGGCAATACGTTTCTGTACGTACTGCAAGAGAGCTATCTCAAAAATTTCTTCAGGGTCTGTGCAATTCAGCAGAGCAGCAGATCCCTTCTGGCTCGCTTGATTTTCTTTGAGTCAGTTTGTTCGACTTTCTAGCTAGATGCTAGATAGCTGAGTCTCGGCAAGTTGTTCTACTGATGTTAAATCGGTAATCCAATTTATCGTGCGTCAAGCGATCTCTAGTTTTCTTGACTTGGTTAATGACTTGAGTTCATTAGCCCGCACAGACATGCCTTAGAACGGTACTGGCAAGGAGAACCCAAATGCAAACTTTCACCAGAATGGACCAGGCTACTGTTGAGCACTGGCAACACATTGTCGTTGAAGGCAAACGGGTTCAAGAAACGACACCCGTTCGCATCAAACGAATGCTACGACAGCTCGAAGATATTAATTACGGCTTTGCGGTTAATCAGTTGGAGCATTCCTTGCAAACTGCAACTCGAGCCGAACGAGCAGGCGCGAGCGAGGAGATGGTGCTGGCAGCGCTGTGTCACGACATTGGTAAGGCGATTTCTGTGCCCAACCACGCGGCAATTTCCGCCGAAATTCTAAGGCCTTATGTCTCCCAGGAGGTCTACTGGGTGATCAAGAATCACCGCGATTTCCAAGGCCGCTTTTATTACCAATACTTAGGTCAAGACCCAGAAGCCTATCGCAAGCACGAAGGTCATCCAGCCTTTGACTTGGCCATGCAATTCGCGGGTGAATGGGACCAAAGGGCCTTTGATCCTGAATACGACACCTTCTCTCTAGAACACTTTGAACCGCTGATCGACCATTTCTTTGGCTGTTCTTAGCCTTGTTACTTAAAGTTTCATGATGTCGACGGGCGGCAGCCTGAAGCCCCATCCGGCTGCCGTTCCACTGTACTGATATTGCTGGCATTTACCTTGATGGGTCAGGAGCCTACCAACGTTGGATCTATCCGAACTTTTAAACCCTGGGCTTTTTGCGCTGTTGCTGCTAGGAACTATCGTCGGTATACTCTCGGCGCTACTTGGTATCGGGGGGGGGCTTCTGATGGTGCCAGCCCTCACCGTATGGGGAGCTTCGCCCTTACAAGCTGTCGCAACCAGTTTGGTTGGTGTAGTGCTTGGATCCGCCTCAGGTAGCCTTCAGAACTGGCGGCGAGCGCAATTGAACTTAGAGCGGGTTGTACTACTGGCACCGCCTGCCATGCTGACAACAGAGCTAGGAGTTTGGCTGGCTAACACCCTACCCGCAGGAGTGTTGCTACTGAGTTTTGCTGCCTTGCAAGTTCTGACAATCTTCCTCATGGACTTTAAGCAGCGGCTCCAAAAGCTGCCGAAAATTAGTGATCCGCTGACCTTAACGACAACGCCTGTAGTCTCAAATCAGAGTTTTCAAAGCTCGGTTGCCTCTGGCGGCGTGGGCTTAATGCAAGCGGTCAGTTCTGACCCTGAAATGGCTGAGACCCAGATTTATCAGAGTCAAGGAATTGGTTTGTTGGCAGGAGTCCTATCAGGTCTGTTTGGGGTCGGTGGCGGTGTTGTCATGGTGCCTTTGCAGATGTTGTTTCTGGGGGAAGGGATTAAAGACGCGGTGCGAACCAGCTTGGGGGCAGTCACGCTGATTTCGCTTTGGGCGGTAGGACGGCACGCGGCGGCAGGCAGCGTCTTATGGTTGCCGGGTCTCTACCTAGGCCTGGGCAGCTTGTGCGGGGCACAACTGGGCGCACGGCTTCTACCCAAATTACCGGATGCAGTGGTTGGTTGGCTGTTCCGCGGCTTGCTGCTACTCTTGGCAACTTATATGACCCTTAAAGCATTATCAGGCTGAGGGCTTTCGCCGTGAGTAGAATTCGCCAAGGTTTACAAACTCTAAATTAAAAATGCTTATCCTGTCCGAATTTGAATGAATTGCCCTTCCCTCTAAAGGTCTACTGGGCCGATTCAAAAGTCATTTCAAGTTCTGCTCGCAACCGATCGATGTAGGCTTCGCTATCTTGAAGTTAGACAAAAATTTGAGTAATCGTCCGGATATTGCTACCCAGTTTGAAAAAAGACATTAGGGTGATGAACTCACTGTGCAGATAAGCAAAGGGAACTTCTCTGAAGGATAAGAGTATGAGATGCGTGAAAATTGAGTATGGAAAACTAACCATGCTTGCTTTCAAGATTTCGCTCCCTTAAACTGAATGGCACATGGCGTGACTTCACTCGGGTGCAGTTGAGGTGCAGAGTATCGGTCATATTCAGGGCATATTCAGGGTAGCCAGAGGCATTGTTCTGCAAGGGGTGATAGGAGAACCTGTCACTACAAGGACAGCTGAAAAGCCTGCTTAGGCACTGCGCTAGTTCGCCCTGATTTCTTTGATTTGAGCCTTCTCTAGTTCAAGTTGAGCTAGGAGAGTTTTAGTCAGCCCAGTATCTACCGTTGCAGTCGTTGGCCTTAACCGGTCAGGTTTTCTACCCCCTCAACCGTGTAGCTTCACGGTCTGAGAAAGATCAGCACAGTTACATCGGTAGCTGTCGCAACTCGCTCGCTTGGAGAAGTGTATGGGAACGGTTTTAGTTGTTGAAGATACCTTGACAGAGATGGAGATTTTGTCTCGATGCCTTCAACGAGGTGGATTGAGCACGATTGCCGCTGCCAGTGGTGAAGAAGCTTTGGAGAAAATCAGTCGGCAAAAACCAGATGTCATTGTTCTTGACGTTGTGCTGCCTGGACAAAGCGGGTTTGAACTCTGCCGTGAACTTAAGGCTAATGCCAACACTAGCAAGATTCCCATTGTGATGTGCTCTAGCAAGGGCGGCGAGATGGATAAATTTTGGGGCATGAAGCAGGGCGCTTCCGCCTATCTACCCAAGCCAGTTGACCAAGACGAGTTACTGCGTACTGTCAAGCTATTGCTCAAAAGTTTGTAAGCCTAGATGACTTTTCCTGAGCCTTTTGAGCCAGCTCCATCGAGTCTGGTACTGGCTAAGACGGCCAATCTTGCGATCACCAAACAATCTCAAGGCCGAACTTCGCCTCAGACGGCGGAGACCACTCAGCAGTTTTTGCGTCTGCATCTTCTACCAGAAACTCTACTGGCTCTGCCGGTTAAGCAGATTACAGAAGTTTTGAAGGTGGCCCTCACTGAGATCGTGCCGATTCCTCGCATGCCTGAGTATGTGATGGGTGTCCACAATTGGCGTGGGGAGGTGCTCTGGATCATTGATTTGGGTTGTCTTCTGGGGCTTCAGCCCTTATTTCAGCAACCTGTCAGTCAGCTGATTCGGACTACCGTTGTTATCCATAGCCAAGGGAAAACTTTGGGAGTGTCTGTACAACAAGTAGAGGGGATGGAATGGTGGGATTCCAACCTGATCCAGCCCTCTTCTAGGGTGACAAGTACTCCGAAATTACAGCAATTTTTACAAGGATACTTACTCAAGCCTAGTGGGGAAATGCTGGCGGTTCTCGATGGGAACCTGATTATGGCCGGCCTACCCAAGCCAGAAGTTTGATCGATTTTGGCTGATTGATTTTGGCTTGATATTGCTCGATGTTGATTCGCCTCGAACAAGGTCTATCTCCAATTTTATTCAGGACCTCAACTAGAAGCTGTCAATAGAAACCCATCATCAATCGGTTACTGCCCTGCCCCCCAACTACATTCTCCCTTCTCCCCATGCCTCAGCCCCCCTCTTCTCAAGACGGTAAGCCCTTACCCCAAAGTGAACTGAATGGTTCTTACGGGCGCACAAGTGCTAAGCAGCATTTCGGGGCCAACCGAGTCAGCACGGCATCGCCAGCAAACTTGAGGCCTGGAGCCGTGGGTAGTCATAGACAAAATAGTGACCTAAGCTCGGTCCCATCGCCCGACCTTCTTCAGACAGAAGGCCCAGGTCGCTGGCCAACGCAGCAAACAGCGGAGAAACCACTGCGGCCCTGGCAACGCCTGAGTTTGAAAACCAAGGCAACAGCTTTAGCCATTGCCTTGGGAACTTTACCCGTGCTGGCCATTGGCGCGACGGCTTACTACTTCACAAGTAACAGCGTGACGCAGAATGCTATCGATAAACAGCAGGCGCACACAATTTACTTGGCAAATCAGCTCGACCGCTTTGCCTTGGAGCGATACAGCGATATTCAAACTCTGTCTCAACTAAGCATTCTGACCGATCCTCGTCTGCGAGCAACTGCTACCCCGCGCGAAAAGGAGGCAGTGCTCAACCAATACCTCAAAGCCAAGCAGGGCTATGACAGTATTGCTGTGACTGATTTGTCAGGTCGACTGATTTTGCAGTCGGAAGGGGAAACAATTGCTGATTACAGCAAGATCGATTACTTCCAAGAAGTTATTCGAAGCAACCGCCCGGTGATCACACCACCCCGACTTTCGCAAGCGTCTTTTACCTACTCTATTTTTGCTGCTGCCCCGATTATCGATACAGCAACCGGCAAAACGATTGGCATGATTCGTTCACGGACGCCTGCTAAATATCTCAATGATATTATTCAAGCTGATGCCCAGCAGTTAACTGACAGCATTAAAGACTACGGCACTGAAAGTAACTTCGCAGTAGGTGATTTAGGCAAACTCTTTGTGGCTCCAAAGCCCGATTATATTGATAAGCCAGTTCAAGAAGTTTTTGCCACTGCTGCTGCCAACTTCAAACCAGGCACTAGCATCGTTAGCCAAGTCGACACCAACCGTCTGGATCGGCAGCAATATCTTGTTTCCTATATTCCTGCTGGTCGGCTTGAGACTTTACCCAAGCTCAATTGGGGTGCTTTGGTTGCTCAGCCCAGTGCAGAGGTCTTCGCGGCCCGCCAAGGCTTACTGCTAACCTTTGCCATTGGCACCGGTGCAACTGCCTTCTTAGTCGGTGTGCTAGCCATTTATCTGGCAAACCGAGCCACTCGCCCAATTTTGGCTGCCACTGATGCGGTAGAAAAATTAGGCCAAGGCGAGCTAGATACTCGAATCATCGTATCTGGACGGGACGAGCTAGCGGTGTTGGGTTCTAACATCAACCAGATGGCTCAGCAACTTCAGGTTCTGCTAGACGAGCAAGAGGAAGCCACTCAGCAACAATTGGCTGCTCAGGCTGAGATTGCCCAACAGCAATCGGAGAACGCTGAGCAACAGAAGCAAGCCAAAGAAGCTCTGCAAAGGCGAGCTTTAGAACTTTTGCTAGAGGTGGATCCGGTTAGTAAGGGAGATTTGACCATCCGCGCCACGGTGGACGAAACCGAAGTTGGCACAATTGCTGACTCCTATAACGCTACCATCGGCAGCTTGCGCAAAATTGTGGCGCAGGTGCAGCAAGCCGCTCGACAGGTTGTGCAAACCACCAGTACCAGTGAAGTGGCGGTGCGAGAGCTATCAGAAGAAGCATTAAAGCAGACGGAGAACATCGAAGCCGCGCTCGACAAAATTGAAGATCTATCAACGTCAGTCCAAGCGGTTGCAGCCAATGCCCAACAGGCGGAAGTAGCTGTGCAGCAAGCTAGACAAACCGTTGAAGATGGCGATATTGCCATGAACCGCACAGTGGACGGGATTGTGGCGATTCGTGAAACGGTGGCAGAAACTTCTAGTAAGGTGAAACGCCTGGGTGAGTCTTCCCAGAAAATTTCCAAAGTTGTGAATCTGATTAGCACCTTTGCCGCTCAAACTAACTTGCTGGCACTCAATGCCTCGATTGAGGCTGCCCGCGCCGGGGAGGAGGGCCGAGGCTTTGCAGTTGTTGCTGATGAAGTGCGAACCCTGGCTCAACAATCGGCTGAAGCAACGGCTGAAATCCAACAGCTAGTTGAAGATATTCAGACAGAGACCAGCGAGGTGGTTTCGGCAATGGAGGCTGGCACCGAACAGGTGGTGAATGGCACTCGCCTAGTTGAAGAAACCCGTCAAAACTTGAACAAAATCTCAGCGGCCAGCTTGCAAATTAGTTCACTGGTAGAAGCGATTGCCCAGGCTGCTATTGCCCAAACGGAGACCTCTCAATCGGTCACCCAAACTATGCAGGATGTGGCCATGATTGCTAGTAGAACTGCAACTGGATCTAGACAAGCTTCGGATGCCTTCAAGCAATTGCTGGCTGTGGCCCGAGCCCTTCAAGCCAGTGCTGCTCAGTTCAAGATTTAGGTTGCGTCAAGGGTCTTAGCAGAGAGCCTTCAGACTGGGTGGTCTTACCCCTTTCGTCCTCCCAATCTGAAGGCGTGGTATAGGAGCACCGGCATGGCGATTGATAGCGATATTCGCAAGCAAGCCTATCAGTTTTTTGTTCAAGAAGCACCAGAGCTTTTGCAAGTTATTGAGCAGGGTTTATTGAGCCTGACTCAAGACCGCAGCATCCAAAAAGTCCACACCTTAATGCGAGCCGCTCACTCGATTAAAGGAGGGGCTGCCAGTGTTGGCTCAGAGACCATTAAAGAGATCGCCCATCGCCTCGAAGACAGCTTCAAAGCTTTATACGACGAAGACTTGCAGGTCGATCCTGAACTGGAAGATTTACTCTTTAAGGCTTACGATTGCCTGCGTCTTCCCTTGATAGAAGGGATCAGCACTGGCAGAATCAATAAATCTAAAGCCGTTACAGATGCCGACCAGGTCTTTAGCCAATTAGAAGCAAAATTAGGAGATTTCCTCAACAACGCTGCTAACTTGCCCAGTTCAGTGGAGCTGGGTGTTGATATTGCTCAGTCGATTTTCGAGGTAGATGTCGCTCAGGGATTGGAGCGGCTAGAAGCGGTTCTCGCTGATCCACATGCTTACGAAGTTGCCGGAGAGCTGTGTACACAAGCCGAAGTGTTCTCGGGGTTAGCAGAGCTTCTAAACCTGCCCGGTTTCCAAAATCTATCCCAGACAGCGATTGCCGCCGTCAAAGCTAATCCTGATCAAGCGGAAGCGATTTTAGGTTTGGCCCTAGCAGACTTTCAGCAAGCACAGCAAGCTGTTCTAGCGGGTGATCGAACTCAGGGTGGCTCGCCCTCAGAGGCATTGCTGCAATGGTTAGAGCCTGTACTCCCAACTACACCTACGGAAGTTTTAACAGCCTCCAGTCTAGTCCCGCAGTTCGACCCGGCCTATGCCCAAGAAGCCCAAGATGTCCAAGATGTCCAAGACACACGAGCTGTCTTAGATGTCTTCACTGATTTAAACCTCGATTTGGACTCTAATTTAGGCACCGATTTAGACGCTGTTAATGCTGAGGAGCCTGCCTTTGATCAAGTCTTCGACCCGGCGTTTGAATTGGGTCAACAACCCAGTGAGCAGCCCACGCCCCAATCAGTACGGGTTGATTTGGACCGGCTGGATCGCCTGAATAATTTGGTGGGTGAACTAGCGATTAACCAAAGCCGGTTATCGCTACAGAACAAGCAGCTTAGAGGCTCTGTGCAAGCCCTGTTGAAACGGTTTGCTAATTTTCAGCAAATGGGGACACACCTACGGCATCTCTCGGACCAAACGATCGTCTCGCTTAAAACCAAAAATTTTGCACTGCCACTCTCGACCGGGCCGGACAGCGAATTTGATCAACTAGAAATGGATAGTTACAGCCAGATCCATTCCTATTTGCAATCTGTCTTGGAGGAAGTTGCCCAGCTTGCCGAAAATACAGGAGACGTCGCACTGTTCGCGGACCAAACAAATCACGCTGTCGAGAAGCAACGTCAGACGTTGACCCATCTTCGCGACGATTTGATGTGGGCGCGCATGCTGCCTCTGAGCGAAATTCTGGAGACCTTTCCCCGCACGCTCCGGGACATGGCCAGAACTTATGGTAAACCGGTCGATTTAAAGTTGAGCGGCACGCGGGTCCTGGTAGATAAAGCTGCTTTAGAAAAGCTACGAGCGCCTCTGCTGCACTTGTTGCGCAACGCCTTTGATCACGGCATCGAGCCTCCACAAGTGCGCCAAAAGCTAGGCAAGCCAGTCACTGGTCAGATCACGATTCACGCCTACCACCAAGGTAGCCAAACCGTGATCGAAGTCCGCGATGATGGCCAAGGAATTAACCTGGATGAGATCTGTCGTCAGGCGCGAAAGCTTAATCTGTTACCTGAAGATACCAACACAGCGATCCCAACGGCCCAGCTATATAACCTTATTTTTGAACCTGGTTTTTCAACTGCTAGCCAAGTGAGCGATATCTCGGGCCGTGGCATTGGTTTGGATGTTGTCCGTTCACAGATTCAGGAGCTTAAGGGCTCTATTAGTATCAATTCGGAGCCTCAGCATGGCACTGCGTTTACCATTCGTCTCCCTCTGACCCTGACCATTGCTAAACTGCTGATTTTTGTCGTGAATTCCTCTACTTTGGCACTGCCATTAGACAGTGTTGAGGAAATTATTATTCCAAAACCTGATCAAATCAAAACCTCAGGGGGCAAAAAACTCTTGCATTGGCGTGGCAGCATCGTGCCTGTGCGCCCTATATCGAGCTTGCTCACTTACACCTACCCCTTTCCAGAGTCAGCGCCTAGCCAGGTTTTAGTAGCGGTTCCAGCGCCTTCGGATTGGGCTTCTCCTCTATTGTTATTGCAACGGGATTCACAATTTTTTGCGCTCGAAATTGACCGTCTGATCACTGAGCAGGAATTGGTGATTAAACCCTTTGGTTCTGCTATGGCGCCACCCCCCTACATCTATGGCTGCACGATTCTGGGTGATGGTAGTTTAATCCCAGTGGTCGATACTTCAGCTCTACTCAGTGATGTGGAGGATAATTTAGTTCCGATTCAACCTAAGTTACCACCTGCTTCGATTCGCAAAGCTCCAACGGTCTTGGTCGTCGATGATTCTGTGGGGATGCGACAGACGTTAACTCTCGCTCTGCAAAAGGTTGGTTACCGTGTTTTGCAAGCCCGAGATGGCCGCGAAGCTCTAGAACATCTGCGTCAAACCTCTGAGATTTGTGCGGTGATCTGTGATGTCGAGATGCCTAACATGAATGGCTTTGAGTTTTTAACTCGTCGTCGTCAGAATCCAGAATTGAGCAAAATTCCAGTTGCCATGCTGACCTCTCGTAGCAGCCAAAAACACCAACGTATGGCAATGCTTTTAGGGGCCTCTGCTTACCTGACCAAACCTTGCCTGGAACAAGAATTGGCAGCCACATTAGAGACGATGCGCCGTGCATCAACAGCCGATAACGTGCCTCTTGTAACTGCCCTATCCGCTAAAGTTTAGAGCCATGACCTTTGAATCCACTCATTCTGCGCTCACCCATTCAGCTCGCGGTTCCCTTCGGCAGAAAAAGGCTGAGCCTCAGGTTCGAGTCATTGTTTTCTCGATTGGAGAACTGACCCTAGCTCTACATATTGAAGTAGTCTATAAGATCATCAGTAATACACTCGTTTTCGGTAGTGGCTTGAGCAATGTTGGTATTGCCCATCTGGGTGAGCATGAGCTGACGATTCTAGATCTGCAGCAGAATTTGTACCAAAATCGCACTCCAGGTCAGGCGGTGACGGCAGATTACGTGATTGTTATTCAAAGTTCTAATGGCGAATTCTACGGCATTCCAGTCTCAGTTGCGCCGACCATTATGGAGCTGCCTATCTCTACGATTCGCGTTCTCCCAGAGTCGTATCGTAATGCAGATACTCTAGGGATTGCCACTCATACTGCTGTGATCGAAGCAGAAAAGCCTCTGACTCTATTTCTTTTAGATGTCTATCAACTGCTGCATAAATTGATGCCTCAGTAGCCTGAGCGATCGCGTTTCTGCCCTAATAGATCCACCTGATATCGCTCTGGGGCTAGAACGACTTGGATGCCTTTTTGCTGACAGGCTTCGGACAACACTTGCAATTGTTGTTCTGGTGTCTGGTCAGATCCAGTCAAGGCGTTTAAAAATTCCTGAAAACCTAGAAACGCAAGTTGATAGATCGCCTGTTGACTAAACTGACCTCGAAAATAGCCACCATGCACATCCAGGTTTAGAGCAAAAAAGGCCACGCTCAAAGCAATATAATCCCAAAGCTGCAACACGGGCTTGCCGAGAGCATAGCTCACTACCCCTGTTGAGTGGCCTTGTTTAGCCGAGTTTTGGGTCAGCTCGCGATAGTCAGTACAATCAAAGTACGTAAACAAGTTGGCAACAGGCTTACTGCCGCTCGCTGAGCGAATCTCTCTTAATGCTTTGTGCTCCCGTTTAGAAGCTCGCACCTCTAAATACTGATAGGGATCCTCAAAATTGCCATCTGCCAAACGCGGATTGACAAT of Leptolyngbya sp. FACHB-261 contains these proteins:
- a CDS encoding response regulator yields the protein MSIDYRGIKKLANQFAILQRAQFSGRLDVASETEKQPWSFYCYLGRIVYATGGPHAVRRWRRNLACYWSEVEITALVTKVTEAEVWDYQALCLLADSDASKLPQIKAMIKSIVVEAVLDIAQMPNITCRIGSQKPLDTQLALIGIGEVFKEMQQNWQRWQGAGLGQYSPNLAPILRQPERLRSRIPTAHYQLLKTLLNGKQTLRDVAKQMKREVAIIAKFLAPYLQDGIIELVEISDLPAPVRPTIPSVPATLAVAPLIACLDDSPSICQEMEQILMGAGYRFIAIQDPLRALTTLLTRKPDLIFLDLVMPETNGYEICSKLRKTSLFRNTPIVILTGNDGIIDRVRAKIVGASDFLGKPVESKTVLEATRKHLAQAQTISA
- a CDS encoding HD domain-containing protein → MQTFTRMDQATVEHWQHIVVEGKRVQETTPVRIKRMLRQLEDINYGFAVNQLEHSLQTATRAERAGASEEMVLAALCHDIGKAISVPNHAAISAEILRPYVSQEVYWVIKNHRDFQGRFYYQYLGQDPEAYRKHEGHPAFDLAMQFAGEWDQRAFDPEYDTFSLEHFEPLIDHFFGCS
- a CDS encoding sulfite exporter TauE/SafE family protein yields the protein MDLSELLNPGLFALLLLGTIVGILSALLGIGGGLLMVPALTVWGASPLQAVATSLVGVVLGSASGSLQNWRRAQLNLERVVLLAPPAMLTTELGVWLANTLPAGVLLLSFAALQVLTIFLMDFKQRLQKLPKISDPLTLTTTPVVSNQSFQSSVASGGVGLMQAVSSDPEMAETQIYQSQGIGLLAGVLSGLFGVGGGVVMVPLQMLFLGEGIKDAVRTSLGAVTLISLWAVGRHAAAGSVLWLPGLYLGLGSLCGAQLGARLLPKLPDAVVGWLFRGLLLLLATYMTLKALSG
- a CDS encoding response regulator transcription factor, with protein sequence MGTVLVVEDTLTEMEILSRCLQRGGLSTIAAASGEEALEKISRQKPDVIVLDVVLPGQSGFELCRELKANANTSKIPIVMCSSKGGEMDKFWGMKQGASAYLPKPVDQDELLRTVKLLLKSL
- a CDS encoding chemotaxis protein CheW gives rise to the protein MTFPEPFEPAPSSLVLAKTANLAITKQSQGRTSPQTAETTQQFLRLHLLPETLLALPVKQITEVLKVALTEIVPIPRMPEYVMGVHNWRGEVLWIIDLGCLLGLQPLFQQPVSQLIRTTVVIHSQGKTLGVSVQQVEGMEWWDSNLIQPSSRVTSTPKLQQFLQGYLLKPSGEMLAVLDGNLIMAGLPKPEV
- a CDS encoding methyl-accepting chemotaxis protein, with the translated sequence MPQPPSSQDGKPLPQSELNGSYGRTSAKQHFGANRVSTASPANLRPGAVGSHRQNSDLSSVPSPDLLQTEGPGRWPTQQTAEKPLRPWQRLSLKTKATALAIALGTLPVLAIGATAYYFTSNSVTQNAIDKQQAHTIYLANQLDRFALERYSDIQTLSQLSILTDPRLRATATPREKEAVLNQYLKAKQGYDSIAVTDLSGRLILQSEGETIADYSKIDYFQEVIRSNRPVITPPRLSQASFTYSIFAAAPIIDTATGKTIGMIRSRTPAKYLNDIIQADAQQLTDSIKDYGTESNFAVGDLGKLFVAPKPDYIDKPVQEVFATAAANFKPGTSIVSQVDTNRLDRQQYLVSYIPAGRLETLPKLNWGALVAQPSAEVFAARQGLLLTFAIGTGATAFLVGVLAIYLANRATRPILAATDAVEKLGQGELDTRIIVSGRDELAVLGSNINQMAQQLQVLLDEQEEATQQQLAAQAEIAQQQSENAEQQKQAKEALQRRALELLLEVDPVSKGDLTIRATVDETEVGTIADSYNATIGSLRKIVAQVQQAARQVVQTTSTSEVAVRELSEEALKQTENIEAALDKIEDLSTSVQAVAANAQQAEVAVQQARQTVEDGDIAMNRTVDGIVAIRETVAETSSKVKRLGESSQKISKVVNLISTFAAQTNLLALNASIEAARAGEEGRGFAVVADEVRTLAQQSAEATAEIQQLVEDIQTETSEVVSAMEAGTEQVVNGTRLVEETRQNLNKISAASLQISSLVEAIAQAAIAQTETSQSVTQTMQDVAMIASRTATGSRQASDAFKQLLAVARALQASAAQFKI